The Papaver somniferum cultivar HN1 chromosome 3, ASM357369v1, whole genome shotgun sequence genome includes a region encoding these proteins:
- the LOC113358650 gene encoding transcription factor bHLH35-like — MDLIDEEDYKLYWETKMFLQNEELELDSWGFDEPISGYYDSSSPDGAASVTGKNIVSERNRRKKLNDRLFALRAVVPKISKMDKASIIKDAIEYIQELHEQERAIQSEITELESGKLKKSMSDIDLEHMNLSKPKKKKIDRSVNSQASSFESLELRIYNVGEKTMVVSLTCDKKIDTMVRLCEVFESLKLKIVTANISAVSGRLWKTVYVEADEAEKDELKMKIEAALSDPQSF; from the exons ATGGATCTAATTGATGAAGAAGATTATAAACTCTACTGGGAAACAAAAATGTTCTTGCAAAATGAAGAACTTGAACTTGATAG TTGGGGATTTGATGAACCCATTTCCGGCTACTACGATTCGAGTTCGCCGGACGGGGCAGCTTCGGTGACCGGTAAGAACATAGTTTCGGAGAGAAATCGAAGGAAGAAACTCAACGATAGATTATTTGCACTAAGAGCTGTGGTTCCTAAGATTAGCAAG ATGGATAAGGCCTCGATCATTAAGGACGCAATCGAGTACATTCAAGAATTACACGAACAAGAACGGGCAATTCAATCCGAAATAACCGAACTCGAATCCGGAAAATTGAAGAAATCAATGTCGGATATCGATCTTGAACATATGAATTTATCGAaaccaaagaagaaaaagatcgACCGTTCGGTCAATTCACAAGCATCATCTTTCGAGTCTCTCGAA CTTAGGATTTATAATGTTGGCGAGAAGACGATGGTTGTAAGCTTAACATGTGATAAGAAGATTGATACGATGGTGAGACTTTGCGAAGTTTTCGAGTCTTTGAAGCTCAAAATTGTCACGGCCAACATTTCCGCCGTGTCTGGGAGGCTATGGAAGACGGTTTACGTTGAG GCTGATGAAGCTGAGAAAGATGAGCTGAAAATGAAGATAGAAGCAGCACTTAGTGATCCACAAAGTTTCTAA